The segment ttgcgcgctggactgtcgttcagatttatcgatggtcccgggttcaaaccctgcccgctcccatcccccgtcgtcctgcgggaggtttggactaggaagtaaattttcttcaactgtgaaggaacatccgaaacatgtaaaacattttacaaacattctaTGATTTGTAGCCAAAATAAGGCTCAAAGCTTAGAGCCGGACATACTGTAGTTATTGTTACAGTGTTAGAGACGGATGAGCCCGTTAGGTTGATGTGGTacggtaggcctatatgtattCTACCCTTGCGGCTAAGGGCCCCTGCACATGAcgctcgcccagggccccgcgcactgctaaggccgcccctgCTACCACCCATTTGCCCAGATGCCTATTGTTTCATTATAATAGTCTCGACTAGATCTCTGTTATAGATCTACAGGTCGATACGAATTTTATCGATATTTTGTATTTCGTTTTCAGTTAACATTTTAGGTTGTTTGAAAATTCAACttttatatagaatctatagcAACATTCAATATGGCGACCACCGGACAGATTACAGACCCTGAGCTAGCCAACGTTAGTTTTCAAGTTTATcaaaatcaatagatctagtcttaatattttaaaacattttacccaATTCTGTTTTTAACAAAATACTTAAGGAgttaaggtctagatctaagcgtTAACATATGATAAAGAtctatagtagcttcttatatttaatattatattttattttatattaaattaaaataattaggcacagctcatcgaACTCTCCTTTATTTTAAGAAACACgacgctttttttgtttataattaatttgtttttatgtttggagctaaaaacgatgtTTTGGGACAGAGCATGtacaattttagataagttcctgtatttttgttctgcttttccaaagcagttggcagttttttagattctcggtttAACCAAGTAcctaaagctattgttttaacctccccctgCAATtcgcctgagctagccaggaaaaccagtgacttggcagaatttaagtcattggttaatatgcatgactaaatgcatgacgcgtaggacgtaatcatcttcttttttgaagtaacgtctgtattatataagataagataagattcatacccaacccatataagggatgaaggctatattattagcctgtttgatcgtaggctgatggatatatcaaaataaacttccaaacatctttagaaaaacattccaatcacattcatactgttagctgttaaataaaattaaaaaaggagggtGTTTCAACGATAATAATGAAAtttaacacattctcctatagtgcacaaggcaaaatcgtaataagaaatattattgggattaataaatctatgattttttcaatgaataaacgtgacctagatcgagatatctagaatatataatttatgaatgaaagaaaaagttcgggctgctaatttgaagccagtgaccatgcccactgcaggtgatcacgccaggcgagcgctggtggtgaggagaggtatacactaaacgtgtagtgtcacaacctatcatacaggcagtggagggaagggggagagagtcacgaaaagacaaagaaaagcatctatgggagggaggggatgttaaggtgtaataaaacaaacatacaaattatgaaaacaacaGGGTCCTTGGataggaattaaaagaaagagacagagaatacatgtagcctagttgaaaatatcatgtttattaaattataataattaatttatagatctataatttatatagatttatttctgtctgtttctacacatagattatataggtaggcatatataaataaataaactataaacgatatatatatagagagagagagacagatagagaggcaataaatacatattgcagaagtgaatctacttcttttaatacaatctaaataatttttaattaacacagagatataatttattagcaataacatagtggaGTTTCTTAACAGTGCTCAATGTGCGCTAAAGGAGAAAGCTCAAAAACTGTgtttattataggagcatgaagtgacccaatttattttaaaataaaatcttgactatgagtggtaattcaaagaaacagctatttttatagtcctttagttgcagaataagaatctgctttcagtttttttgtaagttaaaccgtcaccaaataaaaaaataaaataaaaatttcaccgaatacggtgtgcctaatataagaatctactatagatcACTTTAGAAGTAACTTAGACGAGATTAGACATTAGTAAAGTTTTAGTAAACGTCTCAGGAGTCAGGTCTAGTCTTTTTTATtaggtctaagtctagactCACAGTGTTAATGATACTAGTGTCACAGTCACTGTGTCTCTGAGTTTGAAGTACCCAAAGTAGTAGTAATTTATAGTACTTGTAGTAAGAAATAGTAGACctactagatttagtaataGTACTAGAGACTAGTTTTATGCTATTCTGACACCTATAAAAAGgctaaaatttcaaagtttgactttgacagtgcATTATAAGAAtaattatttgacaatggttcgacgtagaaaagaaaatgaagtacaGTAAAGTTCAAAAGCATTAAGCCCACTGGCAGCAATTTTCAAGTTaggatttttatagcaccgtaacggtctgacctatgaaaaaactgatggtatctctgaattaCTCGTCATTTTTTCTATTACAATAGAAcagatttaatgtatcactaagcttagttaaaattaaatatgaggtcaaagaggtgtagggtagGTATCACCAAGCGTACTTTACCTCGATCagatttttccccagttagtaagctcgaatgggttgatggaaggttcgaacagatcaaagaaaatatatctaaaaacatgttttaatatttaattttcactataaactcattttctttttactccagtgcaagaacaccatccattgcCACCTTTCCCATgctccacaacttcaaatagtctctttgagCTGGTGAGCCATCAGACTTTAAAATAGCCCTAAGCCCAtgacccatttccttcactaccgggtagtaaaaaagaataattccacatCTCTTGGGTTTGAActcaccatgaacttagcctatacaaggaaaaggaaatagtatgtatcggaagtaaagaaaaacGGTGCATAcgcagtagcaatatagtagtaatttggtaaaaattcaaataaaaaagttttagcaataaaaagtgaactgttcgaacctctATACAATCGGGGCTtttcgaacttcgcactttactctataTCTTTAGTTTTAACAGTTTAACCCAATAGCTTCTATTTCCAGTTGGAATAAACCCTTCCAAAGTCCCAAGCAAAGAGGGATAactctgtatttaaaaaatccttaaaaatatgtgtattttgaaaaaataatcaaattgaagatctaatacatatatataaacaaacaaacaactttaaaaaatagaactatatgtctagttttaaaaaatatatacgttTAATAccattagaatataaaaaaaatttaaaatactcaTTTTCCCACTTGGGTGCTTATACATTGGGGCTATGGGCATGttcgtttgaaaaattatttaaaaaataaaaaccttcccaattttattaaaaatagaatcggTAATCTCCAAAATGATTTGTAATCACGCTTGCAACAAGACTAGAagaaatcttctttttaaaaagtttaaatcaaGTATATTGAATAGGGGGGTTTTAGAAACGTTCTACAACGGTTTAGGACAAAAACGGGAAAACATTTCCAACTGCAGAAGGAGCTAAGGAGAataataaggatgactacttatatttgtacccctaacctatatttgttattatatttaaggtcaaagaggccatgtgttttcatttaattcagacaaatttgactcacattatttgattccggataccataatttatttcatacagtctctatatttaggcatcaataaactcaaatTTTAATTGtacattaacattaactaaattttatgATCCCGAGACATAGCCCCTCACTTGAAATCATTaatatgttttcaaattatgcatacatttttatatgaacacaaaaaaaaaataaaaaatattaacacacttattctaccaaaattaggtcactgggatagtgacttctacacaggcttttagacttattttatgtttgcatgattagatgtgtgcagaatgtttgtgttttttgtttattaatttaatatatttttaatacatatgatcttttgtagtatagtacaggttaggataccattcttgcctaaaacatgcaggaactatgtaatcagattactacacttaaagagacaaataaaaatgcagttttttggattatgggtgatttcaacctacctgatataaattggaaaacactaaccatagataaacaccaaaaccttaaggacataaatgagcttttcatagaaactttacacaacctaagtttagatcaaatcattaaaaagccaactagattaaacaacacgttagatctcttcttaaccaacagacctggattagtagttgattatgatattatccctggtctatcagaccatgagatcataaaaatacacagtcagataaaagcaatagccaatacaaaacccaaaagaaaaatcttactctggaataaatgtaacctaacacaactacaccaagctgcattaaactttcaacaaacattcttattagaaaaagacattaaccaaccagtcgatgacctctggaatttcattaaaaaccatcttaaaagcattatagaaaatcatataccaactaaatacacatcaaacaaaataaataaatgctggtttaataatagactaaagaagctttgtaaacagaaggaaaacctatatagaaaatttaaagaaactaatgcagaaagagttaacaaaaattatataaaaattaaacacttaacccaaaaagtaagcagacagctgcagagtgaatacataaacaatgtaatatctaaagataacaacaaaaacctatggtcatacattaagtctaagaaaatggaaacaacaggcatatcgccattaaaagatgaacataacataatacataatgaaactaaagcaaacatcctaaacaactactttgcatcagcattctcaaccccaggagacaaagacatattactgaatttcaaccaagtagacaacatagaagatatagtagtacaagaaaatggaattcaaaaactattagccaacaccaaaccaaataaatgtctggacctgatggtattccagctagattactcaaagaactaagcaatgagctagccccagtgttcaaaatactttttcaggcttcacttaaccagggcagagtaccaaaggactggaaagaagctaatgtcaccccccccccccctatttaaaaaaggagaaaaatctgacccaggaaactacagaccagtatcacttaccagcatcacatgtaaaatcctagaacacataatatgtagcaacatcataaaccacttagacaaacataatgtcctcacaccataccaacatggctttaggaaatatagatcatgtgaaacacaactaataggactaattgatgatttttcaaaaggtttagataatagtgaacaaatagatgctattttactagatttttctaaggcttttgacaaagttcaccaccatagtttgcttaaaaaattaaactatttcggcattaatggtccactgcatcaatggattaaagattttgtgatagggagagaacaaactgtaataataaatggctctaaatcaacaccgataacagaaaaatcaggtgtacctcaaggaacagtcttgggtccactactatttttaatttacataaatgatataccaaattgcattagttcaggaacaaaagtcagattatttgcagacgattgcataatatatagaacaataaaaacaacacaagacacagatattatacaaagagaattagatgaattacagaaatgggaatcaaattggagcatgtctttccacccagaaaatgtcagttgttaagagtaacaaaaaaactaaaacaaattaattccacttatcttattcatggcaaaccagtaacacagactaaaaacgcaaaatacctaggtgttataataaatgaaaaactatcatggaatccacatattgatgaaactacaaaaaaatcaaacaaagaaatttctataaatcaaataagaacataaaactaaaatgttatttaaccttggttaggccaataatagaatatgcatcctccgtttgggacccctcaactcaagaaaacattaagaaactggaacagacacaaaatagagcagtgagattcataacaaacgaatattcacatttgactagagtaacacctttagtaaaatcactaaatttagaaagccttcaggacagaaggctcaaaagtaaagtagcaataatacataaaacactgaaccataatcttcaaatacaaaaacaaaatttaataaaatactctgaaagacacaaagattaaggcacattcctcgtcccatatgctaggacaaatttgtacaaatactccttcttccctagtgctattagagcatggaattggttgcctgagctagccaggaaaaccagtgacttggcagaatttaagtcattggttaatatgcatgactaaatgcatgacgcgtaggacgtaatcatcttcttttttgaagtaacgtctgtattatataagataagataaatctagctaaatcctctatattctctcagtctctctatataaatctagatctatctagtaggtctagatataGGGCCTAGATTCtgggcatttaacttcattcaatgtaccaagctcactccaaacatttgcccatttattctctataaaaaaacaacataacaaatataatataaatatatgataattaacattgatgtccaaagctggctgtttgaaataaattttggtaagaaaatcgtaatttaattcaaacaccctattaattttttttttatggactcaaacaacttggcttatgaatcaaataaatcagctccaaaaacagaataaataatgccgggctcattagcatagacttagactatcaaaaatatagtcttaaccctaggaagaggtaaagtcatcctggtaacataggaaaaaacaacaacctgacataaaaatttgaaattcttttttcttaaataaaaagatagctaaatggaaggaaattgggttagaataattggaaaatggacaagcacattatacagcgcgctagtttcatattaaatatcgaaataaagatgaaatgaccacaaaaacagcaagTGTtcaaattcatgtaatgtccagaTTAAATAAACTGCTCTAGTAGTAGAGTAGTTGCaccaaaaaaatttaattgatcCTAGAAtgctagatctatagtcatttCCTTCTAACAAACACCCCTATTTTCTTATATTAGGGAACACCCCACAATCTTTGTTAAAATGAGCCTTTATTTTGATAACTAAGATGAAACTagtctattgtttttgtttatactccatttctttatagCTGAGACACAATAAGTTTCGCTTACTCAAAAAAACAAGGGTTTTACACGGGTTCAAAGAGCACTGGTAGGACGAtgccatttttttcttctaggacAGAAGGCGGGTAGGTCCAGGATGAaggagatttttttataaaatttaggTACCTGCTAAACAAGACCTATGTaaaatttttcttaaaaaggcCCTAAAAGACATACCTGTCATAACCTTTGTGTAAATAGGGGGTATTCActaatattcatttattattatcaatggCATTTACCAACGGCCTATATCACTAATATCAATGGCACTAACAAACGttagatctacttttttttacactattttattactatttagcCACTCATCGCTAATGctctacaaatgtaaaaaaaaaaaagtagagggAGGGACAATTATTGATTGATCAGGTACCAAATTAGGCCACAGTCACTGAGCAGAGTGAGCGAGCTAGACAAGCGGGGGTCGCgcagtgtttttttatttgggtcAACTATACCTAtaagaaacttttaattttataactcatgccaccgaagcgaccttgaactgtattgttgcttaaagaaattcttttaataataacagatgtaggtttgtgcaaaacagctggtagaatcaatgtttgaccttggctgttttccatattttgctatagcCTAAGAAAAGAAATCTTCTCATCATCTTTTCTATATGACATTGAACTAAGATTTTGTtggtctattttgaactttgagtgtttgaaagtttcttaaatcttttttttttgtcagggtagcattgtctcagatgatgtTCCAGCGACACtggttcatatcgtcataaaaaagtcacttaggcttgtttgacaaggaaggaatgaatcccaattttaaataattaatgctgtactgtctacattcctttttttttttttgttctaaatattagttacatgtagacaaaattaagctatttaaataagtattgaaattgattacaacaatttttcatttgaatagcaggataaattattaaaggattaacgaaggtacaaatcatatactagtgtatgaaataattacattaatggaatgtgaaaattaagtaactcaacctgcttaaatgaaatctattatcgtagacccacGTGggcatctcatagacccccaatttattttgttactttcgtagaccccttggaggtcttcgtagacccctgggggtctatatagaccactttgggaatcactgatctagatctagactagagtatagagaaataaataaaaaagtgaagcaaatattttttaatgtgaataTTTCAGAAACTATTGTGAATACATTCACAAAAGTATATATCAAATGGTACAGTTTTAAAGGAGGGATTATAATTTATAAGTGgtaaatcaaaatgaaattaaaattttaaaatatcattagtaatataagaaaaactaaaatttttctaattttctttttaaaaatagtctataaaaagaaaaatgctccCAGTTGTCAAGTTTTCAACGCAATAAgcttttaaattgatctagatctagttatagaaCAATAGTGTAGATTAGAAAAAGAATCTTCAGATttgagatttagatctatttaagtatatttctttgaaagaatattttagATACCTAGATTTACAGATAAAACACTTAGCTATAATGCAATGTCTTTTTTTAGGACATGCTTAATTTCAGTTTTGTAAAATCTGAACAGGAAATTGTTTTGATGTTAAATGTGTTTTTAGTTCCAAAATGGCCACCTGTGAGAGTATCTAGGCTTATGGCAGAGTTTATACTTTTATAGAGTTAGACTCTaactagacttagatttagtcTTCACTGTCTTGCcatgcttttttaaatttttgtgtcTTTGTAACTTTTCTCTTTATCAAAGACAAGGTGAAAGTTGAAAATCATGAAATGTGTCCATAGGGcatgggtgtagccaggatTGAACCTCAGACACCcagttcggaagctaagcgctttaccgcttagcgaCCATCCTccgttttgttaggtacaaaaaataattgtttaaagaatcaatttgattggagaatgcatgaggaagaaatagcgttaacaattatttaaggggactaaccCAACAAATTTGtcatctgtgaatactgaaggattattttcccttgttggtatcaaacaaaataattcattaccagtaattaatttactaagtgtttactttttatttattaattcatatcttgtctatgtcagtgaataattgtgcatagtttcaacttgatccgagaatggttgtgggagaaataatgtgtgcacattttttaccagacagacagatagaaagagtaagttgatataagctttgtaaaaagtgttGATATCTTTACATATATTAAATTATCTACCTCTTTTCaataaatgatattttaaatatattttgtataaaaaCGGGTGACGGCAGACGAAATGTAATTAAACCATGTTATACATCTTATATGGTTTAGCCAAGTTTTGAAGTTATTAGACTCAGAGCATTGGCTGTAACATGCTTATTAAGCTTTACCAGTACTATTTTTCAATATCTCTAGAGACTTGCTAACACAATAGTGCATCATGGTTTTGAATCTCTAGATGTTAAAAGTCAATGTCACAATATTTCATTGACTTGATTtgatttatttgtaattaatgacttaaaatAGCATATGTAAAtcaatctaataaataaaaatatattgttgactaaattattgttaactaaatttaaaagttagtacaattaatttaataaaactcTCATGTAGTTGTACtccataaaacaaaaatagggaagtgataggatcatagcgcatttaggaaactaaaagcatgaaatcactctaaacaaaaacaattggtaaaaatatttataattgcaGAGATTTatgactgacccaaactaattgatacaattacacttaatataagcttcttttttttttttttttttttttttacaaatttttttctcTGGATTGTTGTTTTATGGTCCAGCATTTAAACATAGCCTGATGCAATCCCCTAACACCCTGCAGGAGGTTTAGGCTAGAATTTAATATTCAAAACTGaatgaacatccaaaacatgtaaaaggtttattttgtttttaattcaatttcagGCTTTTGCTGAATTGTCTATGAAGAAGATTCAAGCAGAGAATCAAATCAGGCTCTCCAATGTACAGATCGAAAGTTTAAACAGAAAAATTCAGCACTCTAAACTTGTTGAGCAAGAAGTCGCTAGTCTCCCTCAAGATGTTCACATTTATAAAACTATTGGACGGATGTAAATCTGAtctttttttgtacttttttttattttatataactaagaatattttcttgttacaaTTACCTTGATTCtagttaatattaaaaactatttaagcattaaaatatagataataaaaataacaagatGTATATAATAAGTCTTATATAGTGTATGCGTCAAGGTCTCAAGAGATGTGTAAACAAGACGCTTATTTACACATTGCTTTCTAGAAATTTCTTAAGTAAAGATTGGAAAATGAAAACTTgttaattagaaatgaaaagtttttaatttttcctttttgaaatgtttctattttttaatatataatttaaagcacaaagtattatgtatgtatgtcccgtaTAGAAATCATAACCATTTGACCAATTTTGATAAATGGCATAATGTTCCTTGGATACTAACTGAAACAGTAAcctatgtatagtagccctaaaacaagcttaagaccctcaaaaaaaaaacgttgccCAActttatgaaagtattactatttcatggatgtACGTCACATAGGCCTGTTTACATGAGACTAGACTGTGCACAGAACAAAGGctccatctagatctaattttacgAACTGCACTTTGCAaattttgtatattatatgttatttctcacacttcccatcttggatcaagttgaaactttactcAATTATTAATTGTCCCTTACAAAACATTGATCAATGACAAGAATTTGcaaattaattagtggtaatttttttaattgtttgatttagaaaaagggaaataaatcagtATTAATTTAAGCATTGTAtactataaaaatattaattttgcgTTATTGTAGTTCTTTTTAATAGGATAGATAATGAACCGTAGACATCAGGAGAAAATGTTTGTGCATctaagaatgcatgaaaacccTTGATGTTATATTGTTTCTAGGGTACCTCCTTTGAGCTCTAGTGGATTAGTTTCCTCTTTCTAggttattgtttattaaatgtgtttaatGATTGGTTGTTAGAGATAATGTCCAGGAGCTATGTTTgagaatatgcttttttttttctccattgtaGGGTAGATAGTGGTTTAGGGCTTGCTCATCTTTAATTTGAAGCAGAGTTATTTGctattttaattcattttccTAGTCCATTCCCAAAGATTAGATTGTAAATTCATAAAGACAATAATATCTGATGGTGCTTTTATTCCTTCATAGAACTTATATTCTACTTACTCTAATCCAAGTAACTATTTCAATTTGAGTAGTAATGCACTTATCtctcaaagtatttattttcaaGAAAGTCCAGGAGGACAACAAGACATATTAAGGCACTGTATTGAGAACATTTCTTTTGTAACATGTTCAAGGAAGGCGACAGAATCAATATTTATGGTGGCTTTCAAGGCTAATCCATATGTGGATATACAtttctatataattttatattgtttctagGGTACCTACTTTGAGTTCTAGAGGATTAGTTTCCTTTTTTCTCAGTTATTGTTCATTAAATGTGTTCTAATGATTGGTTGCTAGAGATTATGTCCAGAAGCTAGTTTGAGACTCTacaaatttttttctctattgtaGGGTAGACAATGGTTTAGCACTAGTTCATCTGTAATTTAAAGCAGCGTATTTGGCTTcttttgatttatttatatttctttatgtAAGTTGTTTGGTAAGGTGGTCATCCTCCAACCATATTGTCTTATAGTCTTTAGTGCTGGCCTGTTATACAATTAAATCCTATAATCGGATCACATGGAGATGCAATAGTCTCTGTCCTAATAACCAGCCGGTCCTCTTAAACAAACATATTGCAAGACtggattttttttggtcacGTTATGGCATTATGATGTGCAATAGTCTCTGTCCTAATAACCAGCCGGTCCTCTTAAACAAACATATTGCAAGACtggattttttttggtcacGTTATGGCATTATGATGTGGAAGAATTTCAACCATTCTAACACAATTATTCAAAAAGTTTGTAATCTTATTAAAGATGCTTTTTGCAAAACC is part of the Biomphalaria glabrata chromosome 2, xgBioGlab47.1, whole genome shotgun sequence genome and harbors:
- the LOC106050781 gene encoding prefoldin subunit 1-like; the protein is MATTGQITDPELANAFAELSMKKIQAENQIRLSNVQIESLNRKIQHSKLVEQEVASLPQDVHIYKTIGRMFLLQNQGLIIEDLKNKQQSFTDKIKTLESSKEYHQRNVEEFKNNVRELVMTKQNHP